In Tsuneonella amylolytica, one genomic interval encodes:
- a CDS encoding FAD-dependent oxidoreductase has protein sequence MTCHLAIVGSGPAGYYTAEAAQKLWGDDIRVDVFDTLPVPYGLIRTGVAPDHQSIKGVSRRYETTALSENVRFVGNVTVGTDVSVGELQQLYDAVVFATGAPHDRPLGIPGEHLANVFGSAAFVGWYNGHPQFAGLDPDLSGASAAVIGMGNVALDVARILSKTEAEFASSDIVAHALDALGASHVHTVTIVGRRGPHQIMMTPKELGELMHLERASPRVDPADLPAAADDAMLEPGLRKSVGHLRSFAAIPESERADKAIEIDFDMFASPVRLIGEDRVTGVEVERTRVEAGRAIGTGETYVIPADIVVACIGYRSSPIPGVPFDERMGRFANDEGRILPGLYAVGWAKRGPTGTIGTNRPDGQGIVERIAEDIASGAIGGGAKEGRAGFDRLAAERGLDVVTFRDWKKIEDAENRAARDGAPREKFVDIESMIRARG, from the coding sequence ATGACCTGCCACCTCGCGATCGTCGGCTCGGGGCCCGCGGGGTATTACACGGCGGAAGCCGCGCAGAAGCTGTGGGGCGACGATATCCGGGTGGACGTGTTCGACACCCTGCCCGTGCCCTACGGCCTCATCCGCACCGGCGTCGCGCCCGATCACCAGTCGATCAAGGGGGTGAGCCGCCGCTACGAGACGACCGCGCTCAGCGAGAACGTCCGCTTCGTCGGCAACGTGACGGTGGGCACCGACGTCTCGGTCGGGGAGCTGCAGCAGCTCTACGACGCGGTCGTGTTCGCCACCGGCGCGCCGCACGACAGGCCGCTCGGCATTCCGGGCGAACATCTCGCCAACGTCTTCGGCAGCGCGGCGTTCGTCGGCTGGTACAACGGGCACCCGCAGTTCGCCGGGCTCGATCCCGACCTGTCGGGCGCATCCGCGGCGGTGATCGGCATGGGCAACGTCGCGCTCGACGTCGCGCGCATCCTGTCCAAGACCGAAGCCGAATTCGCGAGCAGCGATATCGTGGCCCACGCGCTCGATGCGCTGGGCGCCTCGCACGTGCACACCGTCACCATCGTCGGCCGCCGCGGGCCGCACCAGATCATGATGACGCCGAAGGAACTGGGCGAGCTCATGCACCTCGAGCGCGCGAGCCCCCGCGTGGACCCCGCCGACCTGCCCGCCGCGGCCGATGACGCGATGCTCGAGCCGGGCCTGCGCAAGTCGGTCGGGCACTTGCGCAGCTTCGCTGCGATCCCCGAGAGCGAGCGCGCGGACAAGGCGATCGAGATCGACTTCGACATGTTCGCCAGCCCCGTCCGCCTGATCGGCGAGGACCGGGTGACCGGTGTCGAGGTCGAGCGCACCCGGGTCGAGGCCGGCCGCGCCATCGGAACGGGCGAAACGTACGTGATCCCCGCCGACATCGTCGTCGCCTGCATCGGCTATCGCAGTTCGCCGATACCCGGCGTGCCGTTCGACGAACGGATGGGCCGCTTCGCCAACGACGAGGGGCGCATCCTGCCCGGCCTCTACGCGGTCGGCTGGGCCAAGCGCGGGCCTACCGGCACCATCGGCACGAACCGCCCCGACGGACAGGGCATCGTCGAGCGCATCGCCGAGGATATCGCCAGCGGTGCGATCGGGGGCGGCGCGAAGGAAGGCCGCGCGGGTTTCGACCGGCTTGCCGCCGAGCGGGGGCTGGACGTC
- a CDS encoding alpha/beta fold hydrolase has product MTDPMKTASVRMMTVGGRVLRVATWRLDMPSDHLPLLFFNGIGTNIEAVAPLTEALPDRGFVIFDMPGIGGSPEPAVPYNPFTMAWTSARLLDELGLEQVDVMGVSWGGAMAQHFALQHAGRVRKLILCATSAGMVMIPGTPAALSKMANPRRFVDAAFMQKHFTTLYGGGLGKSPDRAAHMARLKPPSTRGYMYQLLAMLGWTSAPALPFLKAPTMIMMGDADRIVPLANGKLLNTLIPGSELEIFEGGGHLFLLSHREQSVSAIRAFLDRDEEARQAA; this is encoded by the coding sequence TTGACCGATCCCATGAAGACCGCATCCGTCCGCATGATGACCGTGGGCGGCCGTGTGCTGCGCGTGGCGACATGGCGGCTCGACATGCCGTCCGACCATCTGCCGCTGCTGTTCTTCAACGGCATCGGCACCAATATCGAGGCCGTCGCCCCGCTGACCGAGGCGCTGCCCGATCGCGGATTCGTGATCTTCGACATGCCCGGCATCGGCGGGTCGCCCGAACCGGCCGTGCCCTACAATCCGTTCACGATGGCCTGGACGAGCGCCAGGCTGCTCGACGAACTCGGCCTCGAACAGGTCGACGTGATGGGGGTGAGCTGGGGCGGCGCGATGGCGCAGCACTTCGCGCTCCAGCACGCCGGCCGGGTGCGCAAGCTGATCCTGTGCGCGACCAGCGCGGGAATGGTGATGATCCCCGGCACCCCGGCCGCGCTTAGCAAGATGGCCAACCCGCGCCGCTTCGTCGACGCGGCCTTCATGCAGAAGCACTTCACCACGCTCTACGGCGGCGGTCTCGGCAAGTCGCCCGACCGCGCGGCGCACATGGCCCGGCTGAAGCCGCCGTCCACGCGCGGCTACATGTACCAGCTTCTCGCCATGCTCGGCTGGACGAGCGCGCCCGCCCTGCCCTTCCTGAAGGCGCCGACCATGATCATGATGGGCGACGCGGACAGGATCGTGCCGCTGGCGAACGGCAAGCTCCTGAACACGCTCATCCCGGGCAGTGAGCTCGAGATCTTCGAAGGCGGCGGGCACCTGTTCCTCCTCAGCCACCGCGAACAGTCGGTGAGCGCGATCCGCGCCTTCCTCGACCGCGACGAGGAGGCCAGACAAGCCGCATGA
- a CDS encoding PHA/PHB synthase family protein: protein MSTQLENEAAQSTSALGPMVGLVREDFAGAVALLLRETASDPGRTMKHAAAMGEDMVRIMTGRSDLAPDPKDKRFRDPAWQYNPFLRAGAQYYLAVQKGMKNWLEELELDAIERDRANFISQMIIDAMAPTNTLLGNPTAQKRLVDSGGLSVIKGLRNAYNDMVHNKGMVSQVDKRPFKIGENVATSKGAVVLRTEMMELIQYAPTTDEVYAVPQLTIPPQINKMYINDLSPEKSVVKYQLDNGIQTFVISWKNPTKDQGKWGMAEYVASCREAMEAVAKITGSDKVNVSAGCSGGQTASVLASKLAADGSDLLGTLTLMVCVLHPRQGDIEAGSLMTENGLDLAKKRASKAGIIKGDDLSRGFAWLRPNDLIWNYVVNNYLMGDDPPAFDVLFWNADATNLSATLMGDFLTLFETLGFTKKGEVEIADHMLDLSKVDADLFVLGGVTDHITPWRATYRSTQLFGSKDVTYVLSQSGHMQAILNPPGNPKAKYYVQKGGGALPETAKEWLKGTQEVAGSWWPFWMEWVQSRSGDRKAAPKKLGGKGFEAGDPAPGLYVLEQA from the coding sequence ATGAGCACACAGCTCGAGAACGAAGCCGCGCAGTCCACCTCCGCGCTTGGCCCGATGGTCGGCCTGGTGCGCGAGGATTTTGCCGGTGCAGTCGCCCTGCTGCTGCGCGAGACGGCGAGCGACCCGGGCCGCACGATGAAGCACGCGGCCGCGATGGGCGAGGACATGGTCAGGATCATGACCGGCCGGTCCGATCTCGCCCCCGACCCCAAGGACAAGCGGTTCCGCGATCCGGCGTGGCAGTACAACCCGTTCCTCCGGGCCGGCGCGCAATACTACCTCGCCGTGCAGAAGGGCATGAAGAACTGGCTGGAGGAACTCGAGCTCGACGCGATCGAGCGCGACCGGGCGAACTTCATCAGCCAGATGATCATCGACGCGATGGCGCCCACCAACACCCTTCTGGGCAATCCCACCGCGCAGAAGCGGCTGGTCGACAGCGGCGGCCTGTCGGTGATCAAGGGCCTCAGGAACGCCTACAACGACATGGTCCACAACAAGGGGATGGTGAGCCAAGTCGACAAGCGACCGTTCAAGATCGGCGAGAACGTCGCGACGTCGAAGGGCGCTGTGGTCCTGCGGACCGAGATGATGGAGCTGATCCAGTACGCGCCGACCACCGACGAGGTCTACGCGGTCCCGCAGCTCACGATCCCGCCGCAGATCAACAAGATGTACATCAACGATCTCAGCCCGGAAAAGTCGGTCGTGAAGTACCAGCTCGACAACGGCATCCAGACGTTCGTCATCAGCTGGAAGAACCCCACGAAGGATCAGGGCAAGTGGGGCATGGCCGAATACGTCGCCAGCTGCCGCGAGGCGATGGAAGCGGTCGCGAAGATCACCGGCAGCGACAAGGTCAACGTGTCGGCCGGCTGTTCGGGCGGGCAGACCGCGTCCGTCCTGGCCAGCAAGCTGGCCGCCGACGGCAGCGACCTCCTCGGCACGCTGACGCTGATGGTCTGTGTCCTCCATCCCCGGCAGGGCGACATCGAGGCCGGCTCGCTGATGACCGAGAACGGCCTCGACCTCGCGAAGAAGCGCGCGTCGAAGGCCGGCATCATCAAGGGCGACGACCTCAGCCGGGGCTTCGCATGGCTGCGCCCGAACGATCTCATCTGGAACTACGTAGTCAACAACTACCTGATGGGCGACGACCCGCCGGCGTTCGACGTGCTGTTCTGGAACGCGGATGCCACGAACCTGTCGGCGACGCTGATGGGCGATTTCCTGACACTGTTCGAAACGCTCGGCTTCACGAAGAAGGGCGAGGTCGAGATCGCCGACCACATGCTCGATCTGTCGAAGGTCGATGCCGACCTGTTCGTGCTGGGCGGGGTGACCGACCATATCACCCCGTGGCGCGCGACGTACCGGTCGACCCAGCTCTTCGGGTCGAAGGACGTGACGTACGTCCTCAGCCAGTCGGGCCACATGCAGGCGATCCTGAACCCGCCCGGCAACCCCAAGGCGAAATACTACGTTCAGAAGGGCGGCGGCGCGCTGCCCGAAACCGCCAAGGAATGGCTGAAGGGAACCCAGGAAGTCGCCGGAAGCTGGTGGCCGTTCTGGATGGAATGGGTACAGAGCCGTTCGGGCGACAGGAAGGCCGCCCCGAAGAAGCTGGGCGGCAAGGGTTTCGAGGCGGGCGATCCGGCCCCCGGGCTCTACGTGCTGGAACAGGCGTGA
- a CDS encoding EAL domain-containing protein gives MSRRPAKPGSHEQPAPIRSQTARRQRDRGRAEEAFQRSAAKALFPPNWNRLAIFNVSALVFATVAGSSVPPVLTIACTVLSSAIAIGAQRFMAKHPRLCIGAAGRNAFIIGAIVLPMMLFSVGFSYWMLAGSLSYHWGIAALISFTAVTTALLGNRLVPVFAGKAAVWAIYALFDGSLFALGAFGASCIVLVLVARYHSRINREEDERQRLLERVRNRAEDILRDYEETGQGWFWETDRRGQLAYVSESVAEAVGRSKEQLVGRPFTELFDLASDNRDGERTLLFHLSARSAFTELAVRAASEEERWWSVNGRPVFDEFRNFCGFRGSGTDLTEKRRNAENASRLAHFDSLTGLANRLQMSQSLEKILAAPSERHRECSVFLLDLDRFKHVNDTLGHPAGDALLKQVAQRLLRSVGKMGRVGRLGGDEFEVIVPGRHERDRLGTLAKDIIASLSQPYSIEGTRVVIGASLGIACSPDDGTSSEELIRGADLALYAAKDGGRGRYHFYSADLHSQAEERARLEEDLRNAIANGELQLYYQPVVHAATEKIAGFEALLRWEHPQQGWMSPAKFIPIAEETGLIGTIGEWAIRTACADLATWPEDVRCAVNVSPVQFSNPNLPAILTSALAHAQVDPSRLELEITESVFLSDDEGTDAMFAALKAVGVRLALDDFGTGYSSLGYLKKAPFDKIKIDQSFVRGATEPGSRNGAIIASITSLAQALGMDTTAEGVETLDELDLVRMYGCSHVQGYIYERALDARSAAERLRTGLNVVAKGPRSARAARQTTLRKVVLEHGSQFYSGTVRNVSATGALVEGLWNVPVGTIFRIALSEALNVTATTRWCTGDRMGVEFAAPLERDGAGTIAGLAAEPHMPDRRELRRSA, from the coding sequence GTGTCCCGGCGGCCGGCCAAGCCTGGCTCCCACGAACAACCCGCACCGATCCGGTCGCAAACGGCGCGCCGCCAGCGCGACCGTGGCCGTGCCGAAGAAGCGTTCCAGCGCTCTGCCGCCAAGGCGCTGTTCCCGCCCAACTGGAACCGGCTGGCGATATTCAACGTCAGCGCTCTCGTCTTCGCGACCGTGGCAGGCAGTTCGGTGCCGCCGGTGTTGACGATTGCGTGCACAGTGCTGTCCAGCGCAATCGCGATCGGCGCACAGCGCTTCATGGCGAAGCACCCGCGCCTGTGCATAGGAGCGGCCGGGCGTAACGCTTTCATCATCGGGGCGATCGTGCTGCCGATGATGCTTTTCTCGGTCGGTTTTTCGTACTGGATGCTGGCGGGCAGTCTGAGTTACCACTGGGGTATCGCCGCGCTCATCTCGTTCACTGCGGTCACCACCGCGCTGCTCGGCAACCGGCTCGTCCCGGTGTTCGCGGGAAAGGCGGCGGTCTGGGCGATCTACGCACTGTTCGACGGCTCGCTGTTCGCGCTGGGCGCGTTCGGGGCATCGTGCATCGTGCTGGTGCTCGTCGCGCGCTATCATTCGCGGATCAACCGCGAGGAGGACGAGCGCCAGCGGCTGCTCGAACGCGTACGTAACCGCGCCGAGGATATCCTGCGCGATTATGAGGAAACCGGGCAGGGCTGGTTCTGGGAAACCGACCGCCGCGGCCAGTTGGCTTACGTTTCCGAGAGCGTCGCCGAAGCCGTGGGGCGGTCGAAGGAGCAGCTCGTCGGACGGCCGTTTACCGAACTGTTCGACCTTGCCAGCGACAACCGCGATGGCGAACGGACGCTTCTGTTCCATCTCTCGGCGCGATCGGCCTTTACCGAACTCGCCGTCCGGGCCGCAAGCGAGGAGGAGCGCTGGTGGTCGGTCAACGGCCGGCCGGTCTTCGATGAGTTCCGCAATTTCTGCGGCTTTCGCGGGTCCGGCACCGATCTCACCGAGAAGCGGAGGAATGCAGAGAACGCCTCGCGTCTCGCGCATTTCGATTCGCTCACCGGGCTCGCCAACCGGCTGCAGATGTCGCAGAGCCTCGAGAAAATCCTCGCTGCGCCGAGCGAACGGCACCGCGAGTGCAGCGTCTTCCTGCTCGACCTCGACCGCTTCAAGCACGTGAACGACACGCTCGGTCATCCGGCGGGCGATGCGCTGCTGAAGCAGGTGGCGCAGCGCCTGCTGCGGTCGGTCGGCAAGATGGGCCGCGTGGGGCGTCTGGGCGGCGACGAGTTCGAGGTCATCGTCCCCGGTCGCCACGAACGCGATCGGCTTGGGACGCTTGCCAAGGACATCATCGCCTCGCTGTCGCAGCCCTATTCGATCGAGGGCACGCGGGTCGTGATCGGCGCCTCGCTCGGCATCGCCTGTTCGCCCGATGACGGCACTAGCAGCGAGGAACTGATCCGCGGCGCGGACCTTGCGCTCTACGCCGCGAAGGACGGGGGGCGGGGGCGCTATCACTTCTATTCGGCCGACCTGCACTCGCAGGCCGAGGAACGCGCCCGGCTCGAGGAGGATCTGCGCAATGCAATCGCCAACGGCGAGCTCCAGCTGTACTATCAGCCGGTCGTCCACGCCGCGACCGAGAAGATCGCCGGCTTTGAAGCGCTGCTGCGGTGGGAGCACCCGCAGCAGGGGTGGATGTCGCCGGCCAAGTTCATCCCCATCGCCGAAGAAACGGGCCTGATCGGGACAATCGGCGAATGGGCCATCCGCACGGCCTGCGCCGATCTCGCCACTTGGCCCGAAGATGTCCGCTGCGCGGTCAACGTCTCGCCGGTGCAATTCTCGAACCCTAACCTGCCGGCGATCCTCACCAGTGCGCTCGCGCACGCGCAGGTCGATCCCTCCCGGCTCGAGTTGGAGATCACCGAAAGCGTCTTCCTGTCGGACGACGAGGGGACGGACGCGATGTTCGCCGCGCTGAAGGCCGTGGGCGTACGGCTGGCGCTCGACGATTTCGGCACCGGTTACTCGTCGCTCGGCTATCTGAAGAAGGCGCCCTTCGACAAGATCAAGATCGACCAGAGCTTCGTGCGCGGCGCGACCGAGCCCGGCAGCCGCAACGGGGCGATCATCGCCTCCATCACCAGCCTCGCGCAGGCGCTGGGCATGGACACGACCGCAGAGGGGGTGGAGACTCTCGACGAGCTCGACCTCGTCCGGATGTACGGTTGCAGCCACGTCCAGGGCTACATCTACGAGCGCGCGCTCGATGCGCGGTCCGCGGCGGAACGGCTGCGGACGGGTCTCAATGTGGTAGCCAAGGGTCCGCGGTCCGCGCGGGCCGCGCGCCAGACGACGCTGCGCAAGGTCGTGCTCGAACACGGCAGCCAGTTCTACAGCGGTACCGTGCGCAACGTCTCGGCCACCGGCGCACTGGTGGAGGGGCTGTGGAACGTGCCGGTGGGCACGATCTTCCGCATCGCGTTGTCGGAAGCGCTCAACGTCACCGCCACGACCCGCTGGTGCACGGGTGATCGCATGGGCGTCGAATTCGCCGCTCCTCTGGAACGCGACGGGGCGGGCACGATCGCAGGGCTGGCGGCCGAGCCGCATATGCCGGACCGGCGGGAGCTTCGCCGTTCCGCCTGA
- a CDS encoding putative bifunctional diguanylate cyclase/phosphodiesterase, which yields MRNLFSRQSGATGTEARVSGEMEARERLALLDQFEQAALGWFWATDADNHLIYLSSSAASQLGRAQGELLGTSLSAMFLPDSSDEDGLEARPLAFQFSARNSISDMPVRLAVDGGEIWWSISARPQIDGEGNFLGYRGSAKDITAVRQSQRDASRLAQYDSLTGLANRHRMTKRLTATLTAYKSAKRSCALLMLDLDRFKAVNDTLGHPAGDELLKQVAQRLERIVGTRGEIGRLGGDEFQIMLPDIDDRGRLGEIANSVIQMVSQPYSLDGSRAIIGTSVGIAIAPYDGIETDELVSSADLALYAAKGGGRGQYRFFSSELKDGARLRRQIEEDLRDAIQTDQLELHFQPIVRASDHTVTCLEALVRWNHPERGFISPGEFVPVAEETNLINALGEWVMRRACMDAMQWPEPLRVAVNVSAIQFSGTDVPKVVRTALDRSGLDPARLELEITESVFLGDPEGTGRMLKDLKKMGVRLALDDFGTGYSSLGYLSSAPLDKIKIDRSFVNGLTEDENNNAAIITAIVSLAGALKMETVAEGVEALDELATITELGASHVQGYVFSKALDQSGLIERLETGGLKFEPHGPARHRADRRSTYRRVGVIHGDHRYDVVMKNLSKSGAGIEGMLDVPLDTPLVLDLGGGQLVVSRVVRSEGYAQGLEFEQNLISDGADGLCTRHRISPYALASAGMPLAALPPGSYLPAMTPDAPRSKPQFLQVDLSHANKAA from the coding sequence ATGCGCAATCTCTTTTCGCGCCAGAGCGGCGCGACCGGCACCGAGGCTCGCGTGTCCGGCGAAATGGAGGCGCGCGAGCGCCTTGCCTTGCTCGACCAGTTCGAACAGGCGGCGCTCGGCTGGTTCTGGGCGACCGATGCCGACAATCACCTGATCTACCTGTCCTCCAGCGCCGCCAGTCAGCTCGGCAGGGCGCAGGGCGAACTCCTGGGTACTTCGCTGTCGGCGATGTTCCTGCCAGACAGTTCCGATGAGGATGGACTTGAAGCACGTCCGCTCGCCTTTCAGTTCAGCGCGCGCAATTCGATATCGGACATGCCGGTTCGCCTCGCCGTCGACGGCGGCGAGATATGGTGGTCGATCAGCGCTCGCCCGCAGATCGACGGCGAAGGCAACTTCCTGGGATACCGAGGCAGCGCGAAGGACATTACCGCGGTCCGCCAGAGCCAGCGCGACGCCTCGCGCCTCGCGCAATACGATTCGCTCACCGGGCTCGCCAATCGCCACCGGATGACCAAACGGCTAACGGCGACGCTCACGGCCTACAAGTCGGCCAAGCGCAGCTGCGCGCTACTGATGCTCGATCTCGATCGCTTCAAGGCGGTCAACGACACGCTCGGCCATCCGGCGGGCGACGAGCTGCTGAAGCAGGTCGCACAGCGGCTGGAGCGCATCGTCGGGACGCGCGGCGAGATCGGGCGGCTGGGCGGCGACGAATTCCAGATCATGCTGCCCGACATCGACGACCGCGGCCGGCTGGGCGAGATCGCCAACAGCGTCATCCAGATGGTGTCGCAGCCCTATTCGCTGGACGGCAGCCGGGCGATCATCGGGACGTCCGTCGGTATCGCGATCGCGCCTTACGACGGCATCGAGACCGACGAACTCGTGAGCAGCGCGGACCTTGCCCTGTATGCGGCGAAGGGCGGCGGCCGGGGCCAGTACCGCTTCTTCTCCAGCGAACTGAAGGACGGCGCCCGGCTGCGTCGGCAGATCGAGGAGGATCTGCGCGACGCGATCCAGACCGATCAGCTCGAACTGCATTTCCAGCCGATCGTCAGGGCGTCCGATCACACGGTGACCTGTCTCGAGGCGCTGGTGCGGTGGAACCACCCCGAACGCGGCTTCATCAGCCCCGGTGAATTCGTCCCGGTGGCCGAGGAGACCAACCTTATCAACGCGCTGGGCGAATGGGTCATGCGGCGTGCCTGCATGGACGCGATGCAGTGGCCCGAACCCTTGCGCGTCGCAGTCAATGTCTCGGCCATCCAGTTTTCGGGCACCGACGTGCCCAAGGTCGTGCGGACCGCGCTCGACCGGTCCGGCCTCGACCCTGCGCGGCTGGAGCTTGAAATCACCGAAAGCGTCTTCCTCGGCGATCCCGAGGGGACGGGCCGGATGCTCAAAGATCTGAAGAAGATGGGCGTGCGTCTCGCGCTCGACGACTTCGGCACCGGGTATTCGTCGCTCGGCTATCTGAGCAGCGCGCCCCTCGACAAGATCAAGATCGACCGCAGCTTCGTCAACGGGCTGACCGAGGACGAGAACAACAACGCGGCGATCATCACCGCGATCGTCAGCCTGGCCGGTGCGCTCAAGATGGAAACCGTGGCCGAGGGGGTGGAAGCGCTCGACGAACTGGCGACCATCACCGAACTCGGCGCCAGTCACGTGCAGGGCTACGTGTTCTCGAAGGCGCTCGACCAGAGTGGATTGATCGAGCGGCTGGAAACCGGGGGTCTGAAGTTCGAACCCCACGGTCCCGCGCGCCACCGTGCCGACCGCCGCTCGACCTATCGCCGGGTAGGCGTCATTCACGGTGATCATCGCTACGACGTCGTGATGAAGAACCTGTCGAAATCCGGTGCGGGCATCGAGGGAATGCTGGATGTGCCGCTGGACACGCCGCTCGTCCTCGATCTCGGCGGCGGGCAACTCGTCGTATCGCGGGTCGTGCGAAGCGAGGGCTACGCGCAAGGGCTGGAGTTCGAACAGAACCTCATCAGCGACGGGGCCGACGGGCTGTGTACCCGGCACCGCATCAGCCCGTATGCGCTGGCCTCGGCCGGCATGCCGCTCGCGGCCCTGCCGCCGGGATCCTACCTGCCGGCCATGACACCCGACGCGCCGCGTTCGAAACCGCAGTTCCTGCAGGTCGACCTTTCCCACGCGAACAAGGCGGCATAG
- the lepA gene encoding translation elongation factor 4 yields the protein MTDLQRIRNFSIIAHIDHGKSTLADRLIQATGGLSDREMSEQVLDNMDIEKERGITIKAQTVRLNYTAKDGETYELNLMDTPGHVDFAYEVSRSLAACEGALLVVDAAQGVEAQTLANVYQSIEHDHEIVPVINKIDLPAAEPEQVRKEIEDIIGIDASEAVLTSAKSGIGIADTLEAIVAKIPPPKGDRTAPLKAMLVDSWYDPYLGVVILVRVIDGVLKKGLSVKFMQGGTEHLIDRVGAFTPKRIDLPEIAAGEIGFITAQIKEVEQARVGDTITTVKGGAAEALPGYKEVQPVVFCGLFPVDAADFDKLRESIARLRLNDASFSYEMESSAALGFGFRCGFLGLLHLEIIQERLSREYDLDLITTAPSVIYRIQLRASRTDDAREILLHNPADYPDPSRIESIEEPWIKATIYTPDEYLGSILKLCQDRRGIQTGLTYVGGRAQVSYELPLNEVVFDFYDRLKSISRGYASFDYEQIGLREGDLVKMSILVNNEPVDALSLIVHRSVAEARGRGMCERLKDLIPRHLFKIPIQAAIGGKVIARETIAALRKDVTAKCYGGDISRKKKLLEKQKKGKARMREYGNVSIPQEAFIAALRMGEE from the coding sequence ATGACCGACCTTCAGCGCATCCGCAACTTTTCGATAATTGCACACATCGACCACGGGAAATCCACGCTGGCCGATCGCCTGATCCAGGCGACCGGTGGGCTGAGCGACCGCGAGATGTCCGAGCAGGTGCTCGACAACATGGACATCGAGAAGGAGCGCGGGATCACCATCAAGGCGCAGACCGTGCGCCTCAACTACACCGCTAAGGACGGCGAGACCTACGAGCTCAACCTCATGGACACGCCGGGCCACGTCGACTTCGCCTACGAGGTCAGCCGCTCCCTCGCCGCGTGCGAGGGCGCGCTGCTGGTGGTCGACGCGGCGCAAGGGGTCGAGGCGCAGACGCTCGCCAACGTCTACCAGTCGATCGAGCACGACCACGAGATCGTCCCCGTCATCAACAAGATCGACCTCCCCGCCGCCGAGCCCGAGCAGGTCCGCAAGGAGATCGAGGACATCATCGGCATCGACGCGTCCGAGGCCGTGCTCACATCCGCAAAGTCCGGCATCGGCATCGCCGACACGCTGGAGGCGATCGTCGCCAAGATCCCCCCGCCGAAGGGCGACCGTACCGCGCCGCTGAAGGCCATGCTGGTCGACTCGTGGTACGACCCCTACCTCGGCGTCGTCATCCTCGTGCGGGTGATCGACGGGGTCCTGAAGAAGGGCCTCAGCGTCAAGTTCATGCAGGGCGGCACCGAACACCTCATCGACCGCGTCGGCGCCTTCACCCCCAAGCGCATCGACCTGCCCGAAATCGCCGCGGGCGAGATCGGCTTCATCACCGCGCAGATCAAGGAGGTGGAGCAGGCCCGCGTCGGCGACACCATCACCACGGTGAAGGGCGGGGCGGCCGAGGCGCTGCCCGGCTACAAGGAAGTGCAGCCGGTGGTCTTCTGCGGCCTGTTCCCGGTCGACGCGGCGGACTTCGACAAGCTGCGCGAGAGCATCGCCCGCCTGCGCCTCAACGACGCGAGCTTCTCCTACGAGATGGAATCGAGCGCGGCGCTGGGCTTCGGGTTCCGCTGCGGCTTCCTCGGCCTGCTGCACCTCGAGATCATCCAGGAACGCCTCAGCCGCGAATACGACCTCGACCTCATCACCACCGCACCGAGCGTCATCTACCGCATCCAGCTGCGCGCCAGCCGGACCGACGACGCGCGCGAGATCCTGCTCCACAACCCCGCCGACTATCCCGACCCCAGCCGGATCGAGAGCATCGAGGAACCGTGGATCAAGGCGACGATCTACACGCCGGACGAATACCTCGGCTCCATCCTCAAGCTGTGCCAGGACCGGCGCGGCATCCAGACCGGCCTCACATATGTGGGCGGCCGCGCGCAGGTGAGCTACGAGCTGCCGCTGAACGAGGTGGTGTTCGACTTCTACGACCGGCTGAAATCGATCAGCCGCGGCTACGCCAGCTTCGACTACGAACAGATCGGCCTGCGCGAAGGCGACCTCGTGAAGATGAGCATCCTCGTCAACAACGAGCCGGTCGACGCGCTTTCCCTGATCGTCCACCGCTCGGTCGCCGAGGCGCGCGGGCGCGGCATGTGCGAACGGCTGAAGGACCTCATCCCCCGCCACCTGTTCAAGATCCCCATCCAGGCCGCGATCGGCGGCAAGGTGATCGCCCGCGAAACCATCGCCGCCCTGCGCAAGGACGTGACCGCCAAGTGCTATGGCGGCGACATCAGCCGCAAGAAGAAGCTGCTGGAGAAGCAGAAGAAGGGCAAGGCGCGGATGCGGGAGTACGGGAACGTAAGCATCCCGCAGGAGGCGTTTATTGCGGCGTTGCGGATGGGGGAAGAATGA